Proteins from a single region of Bogoriella caseilytica:
- a CDS encoding pyridoxamine 5'-phosphate oxidase family protein — protein MPTTNPWLAGPTPTQELPREQLEERILNLLSSQNMAVVATVNRDGSPAATPVRYSSLGVEIFYSSWNASVKSRNLRRDPRVSAGIFAPLVGQASSRGAQLFGTARTLERDDPEAEAYWEAFRWQSDHVERGRPVEQPPTDPLTVITPTRILYTEHWLRRSGFAPRQTWRAGVDG, from the coding sequence ATGCCCACCACGAACCCCTGGCTCGCCGGGCCTACTCCCACACAGGAGCTGCCGCGCGAGCAGCTCGAGGAGCGGATCCTCAACTTGCTTTCCTCCCAGAACATGGCGGTCGTCGCCACCGTGAATCGCGACGGCTCCCCCGCGGCCACACCAGTGCGGTACTCGAGCCTCGGCGTCGAGATCTTCTACTCCTCCTGGAACGCCTCGGTGAAGTCCCGGAACCTGCGCCGCGACCCGCGGGTCTCGGCCGGGATCTTCGCCCCGCTCGTGGGGCAGGCGAGCAGCCGCGGCGCCCAGCTCTTCGGCACCGCGCGCACACTCGAACGCGACGACCCGGAGGCCGAGGCGTACTGGGAGGCCTTCCGCTGGCAATCGGATCACGTCGAGCGCGGCCGGCCCGTGGAGCAGCCGCCCACCGACCCGCTGACCGTCATCACGCCCACACGGATTCTCTACACCGAACACTGGCTACGGCGATCCGGCTTCGCGCCGCGTCAAACCTGGAGGGCCGGGGTGGATGGCTAG
- a CDS encoding SDR family oxidoreductase → MHSTPSLQGRTALVTGASRRSGIGYAVAARLASMGASIVLHHHRPHDADQPWGADDLAQVRAGIEALLGPGAAVHDLPADLADPDAPSALLEGAVARAGHLDILVCNHARSGGDATLADMDVEKLDGHWSVNTRATLLLTQAFAAQHDGREGGRAIWMTSGQQQGPMAGEVAYAASKAALAGVTATVASELARRGILLNTVNPGPVNTGYLDPGMGIPDDALADLRQAFPSGRLGEPDDPARLIAWLVSDEGRWMVGQVLNTEGGFRL, encoded by the coding sequence ATGCACTCCACTCCTTCCCTGCAGGGCCGTACTGCGCTGGTGACCGGTGCCAGCCGTCGCAGTGGCATCGGTTACGCGGTGGCCGCGCGCCTGGCCTCGATGGGCGCCTCGATCGTGCTGCACCACCACCGCCCGCACGATGCGGATCAGCCGTGGGGCGCCGACGATCTGGCCCAGGTGCGCGCGGGCATCGAGGCCCTGCTCGGGCCCGGCGCCGCCGTGCACGACCTGCCCGCTGACCTCGCCGATCCTGACGCGCCTTCCGCCTTGCTCGAAGGCGCGGTGGCGCGCGCCGGGCATCTCGACATCCTCGTGTGCAACCACGCCCGATCCGGCGGCGACGCAACCCTGGCCGATATGGACGTCGAGAAGCTCGACGGGCACTGGAGCGTCAACACGCGCGCCACGCTGCTGCTCACGCAGGCTTTCGCCGCGCAGCACGACGGCCGCGAAGGTGGCCGGGCAATCTGGATGACCTCGGGCCAGCAGCAGGGGCCAATGGCCGGAGAGGTGGCGTACGCCGCCTCCAAGGCCGCGCTCGCCGGCGTGACCGCCACGGTGGCCTCGGAACTGGCCCGCCGCGGCATCCTGCTCAATACGGTCAACCCCGGGCCGGTGAACACCGGCTACCTCGACCCGGGTATGGGCATCCCCGACGATGCTCTGGCTGACCTGCGCCAGGCCTTCCCTTCCGGTCGGCTCGGCGAACCCGACGACCCGGCACGGCTCATCGCCTGGCTGGTCTCCGATGAGGGCCGGTGGATGGTGGGCCAGGTGCTGAACACCGAAGGCGGCTTCCGTCTCTGA
- a CDS encoding SDR family oxidoreductase: MTGQSQQENRARTELRGRVALVAGATRGAGRAIAVELGRAGATVYCTGRSTADKPSDYGRPETIEDTAELIAAAGGTAYSAVVDHLDAGAVRELVARIDREQGRLDILVNDIGGEAYVHFGTPLWEYDLEDGARLFDAGFTTHLNTSHAALGLLIRQPGGLVVEVTDGTRSYNANHYRETVFLDVTKTAVDRLAFAQGHELAAHGGTAVSVTPGWLRSEMMLEAFGVTEETWRESAEANLGKDALPPYEFVISETPAMLARGIAALAGDPERQQWNTRSVSSFELAQHYGLTDADGSRPDAWSFITAMENTPARDLDVEKYRRV, translated from the coding sequence GTGACCGGACAGTCACAGCAAGAGAATCGAGCTCGAACTGAGCTGCGCGGCAGGGTCGCGCTGGTCGCCGGCGCCACTCGCGGCGCAGGCCGGGCGATCGCCGTCGAACTGGGCCGTGCCGGAGCCACCGTGTACTGCACCGGACGCTCGACCGCCGACAAGCCTTCGGACTACGGACGGCCGGAGACCATCGAGGACACCGCTGAGCTCATCGCCGCGGCGGGTGGTACTGCCTACTCCGCGGTGGTGGACCACCTCGACGCGGGCGCCGTGCGCGAGCTGGTGGCCCGCATCGACCGAGAGCAGGGCCGCCTCGACATCCTCGTCAACGACATCGGCGGCGAGGCCTACGTCCACTTCGGCACCCCCTTGTGGGAGTACGACCTGGAGGACGGCGCCCGGCTGTTCGACGCCGGTTTCACCACGCACCTGAACACGAGCCACGCCGCGCTCGGGCTCCTCATCCGTCAGCCTGGCGGGCTGGTTGTCGAGGTCACTGATGGGACGCGCAGTTACAACGCCAACCACTACCGGGAGACGGTCTTCCTCGACGTCACCAAGACGGCCGTGGACCGCCTGGCCTTCGCTCAGGGCCACGAACTGGCGGCGCACGGCGGCACCGCCGTCTCGGTGACGCCGGGCTGGTTGCGTTCGGAGATGATGCTCGAGGCCTTCGGGGTCACCGAGGAGACCTGGCGCGAGAGTGCCGAAGCGAACCTGGGGAAGGATGCTCTGCCGCCGTACGAGTTCGTGATCTCCGAGACCCCGGCGATGCTCGCTCGTGGGATCGCCGCTCTTGCTGGGGACCCCGAGCGGCAGCAGTGGAATACCAGGTCGGTGAGCTCCTTCGAACTGGCTCAGCACTATGGCCTCACGGACGCCGATGGTTCTCGCCCCGACGCCTGGAGCTTCATCACTGCCATGGAGAACACTCCGGCTCGCGACCTGGACGTCGAGAAGTACCGGCGAGTCTGA
- a CDS encoding helix-turn-helix transcriptional regulator, which translates to MRTTRLLAVMLELSRSNSTVTELATRHGVSTRTIQRDVAALHEMGVPVWTRTGPGGGVGLVHGWRSPLAGMTGAELQALVIGEAASRGLGLQEDFVTARLKMLSASSAQSRAVDAAHERVLIDNERWFAEPGHPAALPAVARAVWSGRRVAASYLRPGQDGPAQRLLDPLGLVLKTDVWYLVAAHRRRVRTYRLSRLTDARVLEDVARRPPGFSLREYWEQASRDFEASIYTLPVRLRIPSGSVAMLRSAVPGPHTVAALGACRSVAGDRIELELLMESMEIATAQLLAVPGVEVREPAELRNELYRRGLELTALNHPGPHRGE; encoded by the coding sequence ATGCGCACCACGCGGCTGCTGGCGGTCATGTTGGAGTTGAGCCGCTCGAATTCCACCGTGACGGAGCTCGCAACGCGCCACGGCGTCTCGACCCGGACGATCCAGCGCGACGTCGCAGCTCTCCACGAGATGGGCGTGCCGGTGTGGACTCGGACCGGTCCGGGGGGAGGCGTCGGCCTGGTGCACGGCTGGCGGTCACCGCTCGCCGGCATGACCGGCGCCGAACTCCAAGCTCTGGTGATCGGCGAGGCCGCCTCGCGTGGACTCGGCCTGCAGGAGGATTTCGTGACGGCGCGGTTGAAGATGCTCAGTGCGAGCTCTGCGCAGTCGAGGGCGGTGGATGCTGCACACGAGCGGGTGCTGATCGACAACGAGCGTTGGTTCGCCGAGCCCGGGCATCCGGCCGCGCTGCCCGCGGTAGCTCGTGCGGTGTGGTCCGGACGCCGCGTCGCGGCCAGCTATCTCCGGCCAGGGCAGGATGGCCCGGCACAGCGACTACTCGATCCACTGGGGCTCGTGCTGAAGACCGACGTCTGGTACTTGGTCGCCGCCCACCGCCGACGGGTGCGCACGTACCGGCTGTCGCGTCTCACCGACGCACGCGTCCTCGAGGACGTGGCACGGCGACCGCCGGGATTCTCCCTGCGCGAGTACTGGGAGCAGGCCTCGCGCGACTTCGAAGCCTCGATCTACACCCTGCCGGTGCGCCTGCGGATTCCTTCCGGCTCTGTCGCCATGCTGCGCTCGGCAGTGCCGGGCCCCCACACCGTCGCCGCACTGGGAGCGTGCCGGTCGGTGGCCGGAGACCGGATCGAGCTTGAGCTCCTGATGGAGAGCATGGAGATTGCCACGGCCCAGCTGCTCGCAGTGCCCGGCGTCGAGGTGCGCGAACCGGCCGAGCTCCGTAATGAGCTCTACCGGCGTGGCCTGGAGCTGACCGCGCTGAACCACCCTGGGCCGCATCGGGGAGAGTAA
- a CDS encoding cytochrome ubiquinol oxidase subunit I, with protein sequence MEALELARWQFAITTVYHFIFVPLTIGLAPIVAGMQTAWVITKNERWLKLTKFFGKLLLINFALGVVTGIVQEFQFGMAWSEYSRFVGDVFGAPLAMEALAAFFVESVFLGVWIFGWDRVSKKIHLACIWAFALAVNLSAFFILAANSWMQHPVGAIYNPETGRAEMESIGAVLTNNTLLAAFPHTITSAFLVAGTFVTGVAAWWMVRLARTRRPDLIQLARDVYRPAVKVGAVVILVAGLGVAISGDVQGKIMYEQQPGKMSAAEALCGGQEAAPFSILTVGPLDATCDELTHLIEIPGLASYLGTGHFSGPESYLPGVLDVQEEYTARYGDLTAAGEPVTYTPPLAISYWSFRLMIGLGMVAMGLGAWALWATRRGRISESRWLSRFALLAIPMPFAAASFGWIFTEVGRQPWVVAPNPTGIDQIRLLTERGVSTVVSPGLLFTSMIVLTLIYGVLAVVWYRLIHRYAVEGVPAQVRDESPEAQDDPDTHRPMSFAY encoded by the coding sequence GTGGAAGCCCTCGAGCTGGCGCGATGGCAGTTCGCCATCACCACCGTGTACCACTTCATCTTCGTGCCGCTCACGATCGGGCTCGCTCCGATCGTGGCCGGGATGCAGACGGCGTGGGTGATCACCAAGAACGAACGATGGCTCAAGCTCACCAAGTTCTTCGGCAAGCTCCTGCTCATCAACTTCGCGCTCGGCGTGGTCACCGGGATCGTCCAGGAGTTCCAGTTCGGCATGGCCTGGAGCGAGTACTCGCGCTTTGTCGGTGACGTCTTCGGCGCCCCGCTGGCCATGGAAGCCTTGGCGGCCTTCTTCGTGGAGTCGGTGTTCCTGGGCGTGTGGATCTTCGGCTGGGACCGGGTCTCCAAGAAGATCCACCTGGCCTGCATCTGGGCCTTCGCCCTGGCCGTGAACCTCTCCGCCTTCTTCATCCTCGCTGCGAACTCCTGGATGCAGCACCCGGTCGGCGCCATCTACAACCCCGAGACCGGGCGCGCCGAGATGGAGTCCATCGGCGCGGTGCTGACCAACAACACCCTGCTCGCGGCCTTCCCGCACACCATCACCTCCGCCTTCCTGGTGGCGGGCACCTTCGTGACCGGCGTCGCCGCCTGGTGGATGGTGCGCCTGGCGCGCACCCGGCGCCCGGATCTGATCCAGCTCGCTCGCGACGTCTACCGTCCGGCCGTCAAGGTCGGCGCGGTGGTGATTCTGGTGGCCGGGCTCGGCGTGGCGATCTCGGGCGACGTGCAGGGCAAGATCATGTACGAGCAGCAGCCCGGCAAGATGTCGGCTGCCGAGGCCCTCTGTGGTGGCCAGGAGGCCGCGCCCTTCTCCATCCTCACCGTCGGGCCCCTGGATGCCACCTGCGACGAACTGACCCACCTCATCGAGATCCCAGGGCTGGCCAGCTATCTGGGCACCGGGCACTTCTCCGGCCCGGAGTCCTACCTGCCCGGCGTCCTTGACGTGCAGGAGGAGTACACCGCGCGGTACGGCGACCTCACCGCCGCCGGGGAGCCCGTCACCTATACGCCGCCGCTGGCGATCAGCTACTGGTCCTTCCGGCTGATGATCGGCTTGGGCATGGTGGCCATGGGTCTTGGCGCATGGGCGCTCTGGGCCACCCGGCGCGGCCGGATCAGTGAGAGCCGCTGGCTCTCGCGCTTCGCCCTGCTCGCCATTCCGATGCCTTTCGCCGCGGCCTCCTTCGGCTGGATCTTCACCGAGGTCGGCCGCCAGCCCTGGGTGGTGGCCCCCAACCCCACCGGCATCGACCAGATCCGCCTGCTCACCGAGCGCGGGGTCTCCACCGTGGTCTCACCCGGCCTGCTCTTCACCTCGATGATCGTGCTGACGCTCATCTACGGCGTGCTCGCGGTGGTCTGGTACCGCCTGATCCACCGCTACGCCGTGGAGGGGGTGCCCGCCCAGGTGCGGGACGAATCGCCCGAGGCCCAGGACGACCCCGACACCCACCGCCCCATGTCTTTCGCCTACTGA
- a CDS encoding MFS transporter translates to MKRSLQAPEVEVPAAAQGLGTALAGMLLIATTYGMARFGVGLFGPAFEAERPELAGVLGWAAAAQFTSFSVAALLAARLVGPRPRWGVALAGATAAGGSLVVAFAGHPALFIAAVFLGGMGAGFASPALVRIVDAAVPASSASTAQGVVNSGTAVGVVGAGMVAFTSPGLAAAWVLMAALCVGSAAMVWLRGSRADALEASAALAGRIVAGPRRALAVPAVAAAVAGAASALVWTFGPLMVTSAGALPPEHAGWLWVALGLGGLLGVLTGALVHQLGIRLGWLSCAAALALAIGGVGLSTHGQLPALAYGGMALFGAAYMSLSGVLILWAREAWPGHGGEGTSLLFIALATGQAVGSATFGLTDLSRPGLISLAAVVICVTGGLLGLVRWR, encoded by the coding sequence GTGAAACGATCGTTACAGGCCCCAGAGGTCGAGGTGCCCGCCGCTGCACAGGGCCTGGGCACCGCTCTGGCCGGGATGCTGCTCATTGCCACCACCTACGGGATGGCACGCTTCGGCGTCGGGCTCTTCGGCCCGGCTTTCGAGGCGGAGCGGCCAGAGCTCGCGGGAGTACTGGGGTGGGCGGCAGCCGCGCAGTTCACCTCCTTCTCCGTGGCCGCACTGCTGGCGGCACGCCTGGTGGGGCCCCGGCCACGGTGGGGGGTGGCGCTCGCCGGTGCCACGGCCGCCGGCGGTTCTCTGGTGGTGGCCTTTGCCGGCCACCCCGCGCTGTTCATCGCCGCGGTCTTCCTCGGCGGGATGGGAGCGGGCTTCGCTTCCCCCGCCCTGGTGCGAATCGTGGACGCCGCGGTGCCTGCGAGCTCGGCGTCCACCGCGCAGGGGGTGGTGAACTCCGGGACCGCGGTGGGTGTGGTCGGCGCAGGAATGGTCGCCTTCACCAGCCCGGGCTTGGCGGCGGCTTGGGTACTGATGGCCGCGCTCTGCGTGGGCAGCGCGGCGATGGTGTGGCTGCGTGGCTCGCGGGCCGATGCGCTGGAGGCCTCGGCAGCTCTGGCCGGGCGGATCGTGGCCGGGCCGCGGCGGGCGCTCGCCGTGCCGGCCGTGGCGGCAGCGGTGGCCGGAGCGGCCTCGGCCCTGGTGTGGACCTTCGGCCCGTTGATGGTGACCAGCGCCGGCGCCCTGCCCCCGGAACATGCTGGCTGGCTCTGGGTGGCGCTCGGGCTCGGCGGCCTGCTCGGCGTCCTCACCGGGGCCCTGGTCCACCAGCTCGGGATCCGCCTCGGCTGGTTGAGCTGCGCTGCAGCACTGGCCCTGGCCATCGGCGGTGTGGGCCTCTCGACGCACGGTCAGCTCCCGGCGCTCGCCTACGGGGGCATGGCACTGTTCGGGGCGGCGTACATGAGCCTGTCCGGCGTGTTGATCCTGTGGGCCCGGGAAGCGTGGCCGGGTCACGGCGGGGAGGGGACGTCCCTGCTGTTCATCGCCCTGGCCACCGGGCAAGCGGTGGGGTCGGCCACCTTCGGGCTGACGGATCTCTCCCGGCCGGGCCTGATCAGCCTGGCCGCGGTGGTCATCTGTGTCACCGGCGGATTGCTGGGCCTGGTGCGATGGCGGTAG
- the cydB gene encoding cytochrome d ubiquinol oxidase subunit II: MEPLSILWFILIAVLWTGYLVLEGFDFGVGMLMSILPRGGRKQRESERRVLVNTIGPLWDGNEVWLLTAGGATFAAFPHWYATLFSGFYLPLLLILLALIVRGVAFEYRGKIDSERWTRAADLAIQVGSWLPAVLWGVAFGNLVRGLTLDADFQYVGGFWALLNPFALLGGLTTLTLFLLHGAVFISLKTDGEIRHRARRAAGILSVAAVAVAGTWAIWAQLAYSVAWTWGAVLVAAGALLGVVRTVQRGREGWAFGLSALAIVAAVVLIFGSMFPDVLPGLDGGQSLSIAEATSTPYTLTIMTWVAVFLVPLVLVYQGWTYWVFRRRLSTEDIPAPAGLSWKKIKDSAFGHDAGPAAPASKLPQ; this comes from the coding sequence GTGGAACCCCTGTCGATCCTGTGGTTCATCCTCATCGCCGTGCTGTGGACCGGCTACCTCGTGCTTGAGGGCTTCGACTTCGGCGTGGGCATGCTCATGTCGATCCTGCCGCGCGGCGGCCGCAAGCAGCGCGAGTCCGAGCGCCGGGTGCTGGTGAACACCATCGGGCCGCTCTGGGACGGCAATGAGGTGTGGCTGCTCACCGCCGGCGGAGCCACCTTCGCCGCCTTCCCGCACTGGTACGCCACCCTCTTCTCCGGTTTCTACCTTCCGCTGCTGCTCATCCTGCTCGCGCTGATCGTGCGCGGCGTGGCTTTCGAGTACCGCGGCAAGATCGACAGCGAACGGTGGACGCGCGCTGCGGATCTCGCCATCCAGGTCGGCTCCTGGTTGCCGGCCGTGCTGTGGGGTGTGGCCTTCGGCAACCTCGTGCGAGGCCTGACCCTGGATGCCGACTTCCAGTACGTGGGCGGCTTCTGGGCGCTGCTGAACCCCTTCGCCCTGCTCGGCGGCCTCACCACCCTGACCCTCTTCCTGCTGCACGGCGCGGTCTTCATCTCCCTGAAGACCGATGGCGAGATCCGCCACCGCGCCCGCCGCGCAGCCGGCATCCTCTCGGTCGCGGCAGTCGCCGTCGCCGGCACCTGGGCGATCTGGGCGCAGCTCGCCTACTCGGTGGCCTGGACCTGGGGAGCCGTGCTGGTGGCCGCCGGCGCGCTGCTCGGCGTGGTCCGCACCGTGCAGCGGGGCCGCGAAGGCTGGGCCTTCGGCCTCTCCGCCCTGGCGATCGTGGCCGCCGTGGTGCTGATCTTCGGCTCGATGTTCCCCGATGTGCTGCCCGGCTTGGACGGCGGTCAGTCACTCTCGATCGCCGAGGCCACCTCCACCCCCTACACCCTGACGATCATGACCTGGGTGGCGGTCTTCCTGGTGCCGCTCGTGCTGGTCTACCAGGGCTGGACCTACTGGGTCTTCCGCCGCCGCCTGAGCACCGAGGACATCCCCGCCCCGGCGGGTTTGAGCTGGAAGAAAATCAAGGACTCCGCCTTCGGGCACGACGCTGGCCCGGCCGCTCCGGCCTCCAAGCTCCCGCAGTGA
- a CDS encoding TetR/AcrR family transcriptional regulator: MVTTLHTRDRILDAAELLFFRDGIAVTGVDAVAAEAGVSVVTLYKHHRSKENLLREVLRRRFDSWVEHWDAALERAHSPEGKLLSLFDAVATFRAAAGPTQWCCFLATASERPRPADPASDPVFALLEQDTALVANRLQALTTALGYREPEALAHGLLLIYNGILASLLRGAPHEPLPVARDLGRALIDSSRAAS; this comes from the coding sequence ATGGTGACCACCCTGCACACCCGGGACCGCATCCTTGACGCTGCGGAACTGCTCTTCTTCCGCGATGGCATCGCTGTGACCGGGGTGGACGCGGTGGCCGCCGAGGCCGGGGTGTCCGTCGTGACGCTCTACAAGCACCACCGCTCGAAGGAGAACCTGCTGCGCGAAGTGTTGCGCCGCCGCTTCGATTCCTGGGTGGAGCACTGGGACGCGGCCCTGGAGCGGGCGCACAGCCCGGAGGGCAAGCTCCTCTCCCTGTTCGACGCCGTGGCGACCTTCCGCGCTGCGGCCGGCCCCACCCAGTGGTGCTGCTTCCTGGCCACGGCTTCGGAGCGGCCCCGCCCCGCCGACCCGGCGTCTGATCCCGTCTTCGCCCTGCTGGAGCAAGACACCGCTCTGGTCGCCAACCGCCTGCAGGCCCTCACCACCGCACTGGGCTATCGCGAACCTGAGGCGCTCGCCCACGGACTGCTCCTGATCTACAACGGGATCCTGGCCAGCCTGCTGCGCGGCGCCCCGCACGAACCGCTCCCGGTGGCACGTGACCTCGGCCGGGCGCTCATCGATAGTTCCCGCGCCGCCAGCTGA